The following proteins are encoded in a genomic region of Syntrophotaleaceae bacterium:
- the ccsA gene encoding cytochrome c biogenesis protein CcsA: MTLQTASSMLFNAAAGVYVGSLLFYLFRRITVSLWLLAGGFALHTVSQILRCWRWGMFSLDGVFNGALFLPWCLALLGLLLWLKGRRQEGASLSWLTALSILITLALPVDIPPPGPFTATWSSPMFFLLEVAAIALFLAGGWFAWRQLRLRNGDMLFDQLAIWGFIFYSLAQVVGAVWSYLGWGGPFHWGERHLQSAAIWCLYCGYLHTHFDRSFDIRNKARWAFGGGVIVLVVAYALQVAAHLTVLNPAKGSGRGSAHVTAQEQVHGVVPHGAVPNACRNSELVEEGND; this comes from the coding sequence ATGACCCTGCAAACTGCCTCCTCTATGTTATTCAATGCGGCTGCCGGCGTTTACGTCGGCAGCCTTCTCTTTTATCTTTTTCGGCGAATCACAGTCTCGCTCTGGCTGCTGGCCGGCGGTTTCGCCCTGCACACCGTCAGCCAGATCCTTCGTTGCTGGCGCTGGGGGATGTTTTCCCTCGACGGGGTGTTCAACGGGGCGCTGTTTCTGCCCTGGTGTCTGGCTCTGCTGGGACTGCTGCTCTGGCTGAAGGGACGGCGGCAGGAGGGTGCGTCCTTGAGCTGGCTGACCGCCCTGTCGATCCTGATCACCCTGGCCCTGCCGGTGGATATTCCTCCGCCGGGTCCTTTCACCGCCACCTGGTCGTCGCCGATGTTCTTCCTGCTCGAGGTGGCGGCCATCGCTCTTTTCCTGGCTGGCGGCTGGTTTGCCTGGCGCCAGTTGCGTCTGCGCAACGGTGATATGCTGTTCGATCAGTTGGCCATCTGGGGCTTCATTTTTTACAGCCTGGCCCAGGTCGTCGGCGCCGTATGGAGCTACCTTGGCTGGGGCGGCCCTTTCCACTGGGGAGAGCGCCATCTTCAGTCGGCGGCCATCTGGTGCCTGTATTGCGGATACCTTCACACTCATTTCGATCGTTCCTTCGATATTCGCAACAAGGCTCGCTGGGCTTTTGGCGGAGGGGTGATTGTCCTGGTGGTGGCCTATGCCCTGCAGGTGGCGGCTCATCTGACCGTTCTCAATCCGGCCAAAGGGTCCGGCAGGGGTTCGGCCCATGTCACCGCCCAGGAGCAGGTGCACGGCGTTGTGCCCCATGGGGCGGTACCCAACGCCTGCCGGAACTCTGAACTGGTGGAGGAAGGCAATGATTGA
- a CDS encoding TonB-dependent receptor, with protein sequence MEKKRLKVAAWTWLLVLMLAGPCYAAEDVNGEVFSLGEVIVSGEDQVVNLATTVNEVTAEDIKQRGAQTVAEALTLLPGLYVAMGGKDQSFVNIRGFDQSDVKLLIDGVPVYEQYFRTLDLSQIPTDFIAKITVTKGASSVLYGPNTLGGVINIITKKAGSKPSASATAAWGDYNTQEYSVSVGAPIDDFNFWLGYSYRDSDGYRLSDDFEPDAKFYGENNFLEDGGKRDDSAYIKRTFNTKVGWDPAKNTSLYLTFDYQNNVKGIPDRVWTFTDWEQYNINLVGQVQIAEWLRLKSRVFYVDHDDTIEDTDLAFTGTRHFFLKSAYDNYSVGGDVQSFMDFGKWSFLKVGLSFVRDNCEQTEVPLSGGGWVDAGEFESDTYSIGVEDEIRPLDWFAITVGASYDYYDPRKADDPRNPNDGDVPSSIDVFNPQMGVVVDVSENTQLHGSVGKKTRFPHLQELYSSVAGGNPDLDPQKTIAYEIGVTQVFSDNITGTLAYFYNDIEDLIERITIPGTRDRIYVNIGEARTQGVEATLGVDITDNFWAGFNYTYLSTKNKDTGNELEARPRHRANIDLRYRFPFGLTTAMQASYTQRQYYEDFDGNWKRGPDYFLLNARAEQILGSLYNVQGRVFIEVQNITDKFYHESEHLAPGRNFLAGLNFTY encoded by the coding sequence ATGGAAAAAAAGAGGCTGAAAGTGGCAGCCTGGACATGGCTGTTGGTACTAATGCTTGCAGGACCATGCTACGCGGCGGAGGATGTTAACGGAGAGGTTTTCTCTCTGGGCGAAGTCATTGTTAGCGGTGAGGACCAGGTGGTTAATCTGGCAACTACCGTCAATGAAGTAACAGCGGAGGACATCAAGCAGCGCGGTGCCCAAACGGTGGCCGAGGCACTCACCCTTTTGCCGGGGCTTTATGTCGCGATGGGAGGCAAGGACCAATCTTTTGTTAATATCCGGGGTTTCGACCAAAGTGATGTCAAGCTGCTTATAGACGGCGTACCCGTATATGAACAATATTTCCGGACATTGGACCTGTCCCAAATACCAACCGACTTTATAGCTAAAATCACCGTGACAAAAGGCGCTTCTTCAGTGCTATACGGCCCTAATACCTTAGGTGGTGTAATCAATATCATTACCAAAAAAGCTGGGAGCAAACCTTCTGCTTCTGCCACCGCTGCTTGGGGGGATTATAACACTCAGGAATACAGCGTAAGTGTCGGTGCTCCGATTGACGATTTTAATTTTTGGCTGGGTTACAGCTACCGTGATTCCGACGGTTATCGCCTCTCGGATGATTTCGAGCCGGATGCCAAGTTCTATGGCGAAAATAATTTTTTGGAGGACGGAGGAAAGAGGGATGACAGTGCCTATATAAAACGTACCTTCAATACGAAAGTCGGTTGGGACCCGGCCAAAAATACGAGTCTTTATCTTACTTTTGATTACCAAAATAATGTGAAAGGTATACCTGACAGGGTTTGGACATTCACTGACTGGGAACAATACAATATCAACCTGGTCGGACAAGTGCAGATTGCCGAGTGGCTGCGCTTGAAATCACGTGTCTTTTACGTTGATCATGATGATACGATTGAAGATACTGACTTGGCTTTTACAGGAACAAGGCATTTCTTTCTAAAGTCTGCTTACGATAACTACTCAGTTGGCGGCGATGTCCAATCTTTTATGGACTTTGGAAAGTGGAGCTTCCTCAAGGTCGGTCTTTCCTTCGTTCGGGATAATTGCGAACAAACCGAAGTGCCGCTCTCCGGAGGTGGTTGGGTCGATGCAGGAGAATTTGAATCCGATACCTATTCGATAGGTGTCGAGGATGAAATTCGCCCTCTTGATTGGTTCGCTATTACGGTTGGAGCCAGCTACGACTATTATGATCCACGAAAAGCCGATGATCCGCGCAACCCCAATGATGGAGATGTGCCGTCAAGCATCGACGTTTTCAATCCCCAGATGGGCGTGGTTGTTGATGTAAGCGAAAATACGCAGCTGCATGGTTCTGTTGGAAAAAAGACACGTTTTCCGCATCTCCAGGAACTCTACAGTTCAGTTGCCGGTGGCAATCCGGACCTCGATCCTCAAAAAACGATTGCCTATGAAATTGGTGTGACCCAAGTCTTTTCCGATAATATCACTGGCACGCTGGCCTATTTTTACAATGATATTGAAGACTTGATTGAGCGTATCACCATTCCGGGCACAAGGGATAGAATCTACGTCAATATCGGCGAGGCGCGAACTCAAGGGGTTGAAGCAACGCTGGGTGTGGATATCACAGATAACTTCTGGGCAGGCTTCAACTACACTTACCTGTCTACGAAAAATAAGGATACCGGGAACGAACTGGAGGCCCGGCCACGGCATCGGGCCAATATCGACCTTCGTTACCGCTTCCCATTCGGTCTGACCACCGCAATGCAGGCATCCTACACCCAGAGACAGTATTACGAAGACTTTGACGGCAATTGGAAGAGAGGACCCGATTATTTTTTGCTCAATGCCCGAGCAGAACAGATTTTGGGCAGTCTCTATAATGTCCAAGGACGAGTTTTTATTGAAGTGCAGAATATTACCGACAAGTTCTACCATGAATCGGAGCATCTGGCTCCCGGCCGCAACTTCCTGGCCGGCCTGAACTTCACGTATTAG
- the fusA gene encoding elongation factor G, with the protein MESSPSLEAIRNFGIISHIDAGKTTVSERILFYTGRSHKIGEVHDGAAIMDWMEQEQERGITITATTTTCRWHNWSINLIDTPGHIDFTIEVERSLRVLDGAVVIFSAVEGVQSQSESVWRQADRYRVPRICLINKMDRIGADYREVLKQIADRFQARPVLMQLPVGEEGGFSGVVDLLREVILTFNEEDQGASVHSSPLDGRYRDEVRIAREKIIEAAADFDDGILTDFLEGRFIEGDRLSAALRRGVLECRLFPVFLGTALRNKGIQPLLDAVGTFLPSPLETPPVRAHAGPDGKDDLVLPCDPKGPLCALAFKVLSDEGRKLTYLRVYSGTLHAGDTLFNGTRQMPEKIARLFRMHAHKREKIELARAGDIAAAVGLKHALTGDTLCREDQPLVLEGLTVPEPVVSLAVEAKRIDDREKLLPALEKLQWEDPTFRVREDSGTGQTILTGMGQLHLDIIVERLLREFGVEVKTGRPQVVYRETIQQAIEHREIFNREAEGKVQHGEVLLKLQPLKQGEGLRVVLPSEGEKSLPQEWRKHLENSLYQSCAAGVQAGYPLTDLEVRVTELPYETGLTTEVGLLAAAQRGLSLAARQGKPILLEPIMALELFVPTEYAGKALGSIQQKRGRVEGMQSRAGMETIRAKVPLSEMFDYMTELRSATKGRGTFTMEFAYYDQAPLEILKKFGLA; encoded by the coding sequence GAGGTTCACGACGGTGCGGCGATCATGGACTGGATGGAACAGGAACAGGAGCGGGGCATCACCATTACCGCCACCACCACAACCTGCCGCTGGCACAACTGGTCGATCAATCTCATCGACACTCCCGGCCATATCGACTTCACTATCGAGGTGGAGCGTTCCCTGCGGGTTCTCGACGGGGCGGTGGTCATTTTCAGCGCCGTGGAGGGGGTTCAGTCCCAGAGCGAGTCGGTCTGGCGCCAGGCCGATCGTTACCGGGTGCCGCGCATCTGTCTGATCAACAAGATGGACCGCATCGGCGCCGACTACCGGGAGGTGCTGAAGCAGATTGCCGACCGATTTCAGGCCAGGCCGGTGCTGATGCAGCTGCCGGTCGGGGAGGAAGGTGGGTTTTCGGGGGTCGTCGACCTGCTGCGGGAGGTCATCCTGACCTTCAACGAGGAGGATCAGGGAGCGTCCGTGCATTCCTCCCCCCTTGATGGCCGGTACCGGGATGAAGTTCGCATCGCGCGGGAAAAAATCATTGAAGCCGCCGCGGATTTCGACGACGGCATCCTAACGGATTTTCTGGAAGGCCGATTTATCGAGGGGGACCGGCTTTCAGCCGCCCTGCGGCGCGGGGTGCTGGAATGCCGCCTTTTCCCGGTGTTTCTCGGGACGGCCCTGCGCAACAAGGGGATCCAGCCGCTGCTCGATGCCGTCGGTACCTTTCTCCCCTCACCCCTGGAAACCCCGCCGGTAAGGGCTCATGCCGGGCCTGACGGGAAGGACGATCTGGTCCTGCCTTGCGATCCCAAAGGGCCTTTGTGTGCCCTGGCCTTCAAGGTGCTTTCCGACGAGGGCCGGAAGCTGACCTACCTTCGGGTCTATTCCGGAACGCTGCATGCCGGGGATACACTGTTCAACGGCACCCGGCAGATGCCGGAGAAGATCGCGCGACTGTTCCGCATGCATGCCCATAAGCGGGAGAAAATCGAACTGGCAAGGGCGGGGGATATCGCCGCGGCGGTGGGACTGAAGCATGCTCTCACCGGCGACACCCTCTGCCGTGAAGATCAGCCACTGGTCCTGGAAGGGCTGACGGTGCCGGAGCCGGTGGTCTCCCTGGCGGTGGAGGCCAAAAGGATCGACGACCGGGAGAAGCTGCTGCCGGCTTTGGAAAAGCTGCAGTGGGAGGATCCGACCTTTCGGGTTCGCGAGGACTCCGGGACCGGGCAAACCATTCTCACCGGCATGGGACAGCTGCATCTGGATATCATTGTCGAACGTCTGCTGCGGGAGTTCGGCGTGGAGGTGAAGACCGGGCGGCCCCAGGTCGTTTACCGGGAAACCATTCAGCAGGCGATTGAACATCGTGAGATCTTCAATCGGGAAGCGGAAGGAAAAGTTCAGCATGGGGAGGTGCTCTTGAAGCTGCAGCCGCTCAAGCAGGGGGAAGGGCTGCGGGTCGTTCTGCCGTCCGAAGGGGAAAAATCCCTGCCGCAAGAGTGGCGCAAGCATCTGGAGAACAGCCTTTATCAATCCTGTGCGGCCGGTGTCCAGGCGGGATATCCTCTCACCGATCTCGAAGTTCGCGTTACGGAGCTGCCTTACGAGACAGGGTTGACCACCGAGGTAGGTCTGCTGGCCGCCGCACAGCGAGGACTGAGCCTGGCCGCACGCCAGGGGAAGCCGATCCTGCTTGAGCCGATCATGGCCCTGGAGCTGTTCGTGCCGACGGAATATGCGGGCAAGGCCCTCGGTTCGATTCAGCAGAAGCGCGGACGGGTGGAGGGGATGCAGAGCCGGGCCGGTATGGAAACCATCCGCGCCAAAGTTCCCCTGTCCGAAATGTTCGACTACATGACCGAGCTGCGCAGCGCCACCAAGGGCCGGGGCACCTTCACAATGGAATTCGCCTATTACGACCAGGCGCCTTTGGAAATATTGAAAAAATTCGGGTTGGCATAA